From a single Phragmites australis chromosome 7, lpPhrAust1.1, whole genome shotgun sequence genomic region:
- the LOC133925471 gene encoding extensin-3-like yields MGATDMKGIIALLVALAAALSSYCSASSPQHAFPPVEAPVQSHYAAAPLTAHHRAEHGKHHHHEMPPVEPPSSADHKHHGHHGAEHGKHHHHEMPSVEPPSSADHKHHGHHGAEHGKHHHHEMPSVEPPSSADHKHHDHHGAEHGKHHHHEMPPVEPPSSADHKHHGHHGAKHGKHHHHEMPSVEPPSSADHKHHGHHGAEHVSANHKHHGHHGAEHGKHHHHEMPPVEPPNSADHKHHGHHDHHHRHHQHHKVPPSPSPAHHPPPPPPHLPPPAHHSPPPPAHHLPPPPPSRYPPHVPPPPTHKYPPPPPPSHGKAPPPPRGHRKFPPPPQSMYSAIAPSLADYSAISPSEQGPKLPYHVIPDKAPPPRQNGTSPPWYF; encoded by the coding sequence ATGGGCGCCACAGACATGAAGGGCATTATTGCCCTTCTCGTTGCTCTTGCGGCTGCGCTCTCCTCGTACTGCAGCGCCTCATCGCCTCAACATGCCTTCCCGCCAGTTGAAGCACCGGTTCAGTCGCACTACGCGGCGGCACCACTGACAGCTCACCATAGAGCTGAGCATGGGAAGCATCACCACCATGAGATGCCGCCAGTCGAGCCACCAAGTTCAGCAGATCATAAGCACCACGGTCACCATGGAGCTGAGCATGGAAAGCATCACCACCACGAGATGCCGTCAGTCGAGCCACCAAGTTCAGCAGATCATAAGCACCACGGTCACCATGGAGCTGAGCATGGGAAGCATCACCACCACGAGATGCCGTCAGTCGAGCCACCAAGTTCAGCAGATCATAAGCACCACGATCACCATGGAGCTGAGCATGGGAAGCATCACCACCACGAGATGCCGCCAGTCGAGCCACCAAGTTCAGCAGATCATAAGCACCACGGTCACCATGGAGCTAAGCATGGGAAGCATCACCACCACGAGATGCCGTCAGTCGAGCCACCAAGTTCAGCAGATCATAAGCACCACGGTCACCATGGAGCTGAGCATGTTTCAGCAAATCATAAGCACCACGGTCACCATGGAGCTGAGCATGGGAAGCATCACCACCACGAGATGCCGCCAGTCGAGCCACCAAATTCAGCAGATCATAAGCACCACGGTCACCATGACCATCACCACcgtcaccaccagcaccataaAGTTCCACCAAGCCCTTCCCCAGCTcaccatcctccaccaccacctcctcatTTGCCACCCCCTGCTCACCACTCGCCGCCACCCCCAGCTCACCACTTGCCGCCCCCACCTCCATCCCGCTATCCACCGCATGTTCCGCCACCTCCAACACACAAGtatccgccgccaccgccaccctcTCATGGCAAggcaccaccacctccacggGGCCACAGAAAATTTCCACCACCACCTCAATCGATGTATTCGGCTATAGCGCCCTCGCTGGCTGATTACAGTGCCATCTCACCATCTGAGCAAGGTCCCAAGCTCCCATATCACGTCATCCCTGACAAGGCGCCTCCACCACGTCAAAATGGAACATCGCCACCGTGGTATTTTTGA